In the genome of Gadus chalcogrammus isolate NIFS_2021 chromosome 21, NIFS_Gcha_1.0, whole genome shotgun sequence, one region contains:
- the ism2b gene encoding isthmin-2, whose amino-acid sequence MRQLAGRFGKVLMIWLLLVASVVTGFPTRHKNVAHRLHHNGLSLETQAAVQKDEVQNMAQEPEEHNQVQSILPEIHGLKRRGSLSPHRSVGVLPQPEPEEETKPFILDLKNFPDLANADISSQNPNIQVTIEVVDEPQMEVEMDLSKDKDWQPPSAPSSTIDWLGGKKLFWPLFWGYTDADSSEDSTGRSGLDDIGEEEEEMEEEEEDYSLDYGSEEPLPSGVGGDWDSRWNEGWDPMQSYYEKETEDWSAWTPCSVTCGQGERKRTKSCGYSCTLTEASRCDQELCPDDVNTLVEPFPFEMENGTEPFGTDVDTCEKWLSCKSDFLQRYLHQVLSELPGCPCSYPPAAAYAVVSLHDEARGRPFRWRDASGPAERLDVYKPSARSCLRSTLSGDSSTLAAQQCCYDERGRLLTRGKGAGTPNLISTEFSPELHFKVDVLPWILCRGDWSRFHAVRPPNRGLACPENPHQDVFLNELEEAREY is encoded by the exons ATGCGTCAACTTGCCGGGAGATTTGGAAAGGTCTTGATGATTTGGCTTCTACTTGTCGCTAGTGTTGTGACGGGCTTCCCCACCAGACACAAGAACGTCGCCCACAGACTGCACCACAACGGCCTGTCTCTGGAG ACCCAGGCTGCTGTCCAGAAGGATGAGGTTCAGAACATGGCTCAGGAACCGGAGGAGCATAACCAGGTCCAGAGTATCCTGCCTGAGATCCACGGGCTCAAGAGGAGGGGCTCCCTATCACCACATCGCTCGGTGGGGGTCCTGCCCCAGCCGGAACCAGAAGAAGAGACCAAACCCTTCATCCTGGACCTCAAGAACTTCCCAGACCTGGCCAACGCTGACATCAGCTCTCAGAACCCCAATATACAG GTGACCATCGAAGTGGTGGATGAGCCccagatggaggtggagatggaccTGTCCAAGGATAAGGACTGGCAGCCGCCCTCTGCCCCGTCCTCCACCATCGACTGGCTGGGTGGGAAGAAGCTCTTCTGGCCTCTCTTCTGGGGATACACCGATGCCGACTCCAGCGAGGACAGCACTGGCCGCTCGGGTCTGGACGACatcggagaggaggaggaggagatggaagaggaggaggaagactacTCCTTGGACTATGGCAGTGAGGAGCCCCTTCCCAGTGGCGTAGGAGGGGACTGGGATAGCCGCTGGAACGAGGGCTGGGATCCAATGCAGAGCTACTATG agaaggagacagaggatTGGTCTGCCTGGACCCCCTGCTCGGTAACCTGTGGCCAAGGAGAACGCAAGAGAACCAAGTCGTGTGGCTACTCCTGCACCCTGACCGAGGCCTCCAGATGTGACCAGGAACTTTGTCCTG ATGATGTCAACACGTTGGTGGAGCCCTTCCCCTTTGAGATGGAGAACGGCACAGAACCCTTCGGGACAG aCGTGGACACCTGCGAGAAGTGGCTGAGCTGCAAGAGCGACTTCCTCCAGCGCTACCTGCACCAGGTGCTGTCCGAGCTGCCCGGCTGCCCCTGCTCCTACCCGCCGGCGGCGGCCTACGCGGTGGTCAGCCTCCACGACGAGGCCCGCGGCCGGCCCTTCCGGTGGCGCGACGCCAGCGGGCCCGCCGAGCGCCTGGACGTGTACAAGCCGTCGGCGCGCTCCTGCCTCCGCTCCACGCTCTCCGGCGACTCCTCCACGCTGGCGGCGCAGCAGTGCTGCTACGACGAGCGCGGGCGGCTGCTGACGCGGGGGAAGGGCGCCGGCACGCCCAACCTGATCAGCACCGAGTTCTCCCCCGAGCTGCACTTCAAGGTGGACGTGCTGCCCTGGATCCTCTGCCGGGGGGACTGGAGCCGCTTCCACGCCGTGCGGCCGCCCAACCGCGGGCTGGCGTGCCCCGAGAACCCTCACCAAGACGTGTTTCTGAACgagctggaggaggccagggagtactga
- the LOC130374039 gene encoding SH3 domain-binding glutamic acid-rich-like protein 3, giving the protein MSEIRVYYSSVSGCLKTKKQQQHILMVLDGRKIVHTDVDVTQDPENKDKMRRIACNDAALPPQICNGDQYCGDYEGFLNAVEEEQLTEFLKL; this is encoded by the exons ATGTCAGAAATCCGAGTGTATTACTCCAGTGTCAGCGGCTGTCTCAAG ACGAAGAAACAACAGCAACACATACTAATGGTTTTGGACGGGAGAAAAATAGTCCACACTGACGTGGACGTTACCCAGGACCCTGAGAACAAGGACAAGATGAGGAGGATTGCCTGCAACGACGCAGCACTGCCTCCCCAGATATGCAACGGTGACCAATACTGCGGG GACTATGAGGGTTTTTTGAATGCTGTAGAGGAGGAACAATTGACAGAGTTCCTTAAACTCTGA